The following are encoded in a window of Amycolatopsis lexingtonensis genomic DNA:
- the manD gene encoding D-mannonate dehydratase ManD: MSTIERAEVLVTSPGRNYVTLRITTSDGVTGLGDATLNGRELAVASYLRDHLVPLLIGRDPARIEDTWQYLYRGAYWRRGPVTMTAIAAVDTALWDIKGKVAGLPVYQLLGGRARDGVLVYSHASGEDVPALLDDVARFRDLGYRAIRAQAAVPGIAGSYGVRHGKVYEPAATALPDEQPWSTEDYLDFAPTYLREVRERFGFGFHLLHDVHHRLSPIEAARFGKAVEDCRLFWMEDPTPAENQEAFRLIRSHTTTPIAVGEALSSIWDVQHLITEQLIDYVRTTVVHAGGISHLRRIFDLAALYQVRTGSHGATDLSPVTLAAAVHVDISVPNFGIQEYMGYADETAEVFHGGPTYAGGILLPSEEPGLGIEYDDEAAEKFPYDPRYLPVARRLDGSVHDW, encoded by the coding sequence GTGAGCACGATCGAACGCGCGGAGGTGCTCGTCACCTCGCCGGGCCGCAACTACGTGACGCTGCGGATCACCACGTCCGACGGCGTGACCGGCCTGGGCGACGCGACCCTCAACGGCCGTGAGCTGGCCGTCGCGAGCTACCTGCGCGACCACCTCGTCCCGCTGCTGATCGGCCGCGACCCGGCGCGCATCGAAGACACCTGGCAGTACCTCTACCGCGGCGCGTACTGGCGCCGCGGGCCGGTGACGATGACCGCGATCGCCGCCGTCGACACCGCGCTGTGGGACATCAAGGGCAAGGTCGCCGGCCTGCCCGTCTACCAGCTGCTCGGCGGCCGCGCCCGTGACGGCGTGCTCGTCTACTCCCACGCCAGCGGCGAAGACGTCCCGGCCCTGCTCGACGACGTCGCCCGCTTCCGCGACCTCGGCTACCGCGCGATCCGCGCGCAGGCCGCCGTACCCGGCATCGCGGGCAGCTACGGCGTCCGCCACGGCAAGGTCTACGAGCCGGCCGCGACCGCGCTGCCCGACGAACAGCCCTGGAGCACCGAGGACTACCTCGACTTCGCGCCGACGTACCTGCGCGAGGTCCGCGAGCGGTTCGGCTTCGGCTTCCACCTGCTGCACGACGTCCACCACCGGCTCAGCCCGATCGAGGCCGCGCGGTTCGGCAAGGCCGTCGAGGACTGCCGGCTGTTCTGGATGGAAGACCCGACACCGGCGGAAAACCAGGAAGCCTTCCGGCTGATCCGGAGCCACACGACCACGCCGATCGCCGTCGGCGAGGCGCTCAGCTCCATCTGGGACGTCCAGCACCTCATCACCGAGCAGCTCATCGACTACGTGCGCACCACCGTCGTGCACGCCGGCGGCATCAGCCACCTGCGCCGCATCTTCGACCTCGCCGCGCTCTACCAGGTGCGCACCGGCTCGCACGGCGCCACCGACCTCTCGCCGGTGACGCTCGCCGCGGCGGTGCACGTCGACATCTCCGTGCCGAACTTCGGCATCCAGGAGTACATGGGCTACGCCGACGAGACCGCGGAGGTCTTCCACGGCGGGCCCACCTACGCCGGCGGGATACTGCTGCCGTCCGAGGAACCCGGCCTGGGCATCGAATACGACGACGAAGCCGCGGAGAAGTTCCCCTACGACCCCCGGTACCTCCCGGTGGCGCGCCGCCTCGACGGCTCCGTCCACGACTGGTGA
- a CDS encoding mannitol dehydrogenase family protein, translated as MKRLNSSTVDIPRATRPRIVHFGLGAFHRAHQAVYTEAPWGIAAVAPRSTDVVTALREQDLLYTVTDTTTRVIGSIVEALHLGSDATRVGELLASPDVTVVTLTITEKGYRSGPVIGALAAGLAGRFRRGGAPINVISCDNMTGNGRVLERAVRESVTGPGRDEMLAWLAESVAFPSTVVDRIVPATTPEHRAQAAEALGLDDAVPVFAEPYRQWVLEDAFAAEVPPWDGARFVPDVTPFEQQKLRLLNGTHSALAYLGSAAGYETIADVLASDWGEKFVRGFGAEAAAVLPGEHGPYVDQLVERFRNPAIRHRLSQIGSDGSLKLPERWFGTLRDTGSQPLLELALAAWARATEPGASTGMTDPRSGELAACWSATDDVEAVRRLLRLIDAPDLDSLPKAVATHLPALRAGRVEL; from the coding sequence ATGAAGCGGCTCAACTCGTCCACAGTGGACATCCCGCGGGCGACACGGCCCAGGATCGTCCACTTCGGACTTGGTGCGTTCCACCGCGCCCACCAGGCCGTGTACACCGAGGCGCCGTGGGGGATCGCCGCGGTGGCCCCGCGCTCCACGGACGTCGTCACCGCGCTGCGCGAGCAGGATCTCCTCTACACGGTGACCGACACGACCACCCGCGTCATCGGCTCGATCGTCGAGGCATTGCACCTCGGCTCGGACGCCACGCGCGTCGGCGAGCTGCTCGCGTCCCCGGACGTCACGGTCGTGACGCTCACCATCACGGAGAAGGGGTACCGCAGCGGGCCCGTCATCGGCGCCCTCGCCGCCGGGCTCGCCGGCCGGTTCCGGCGCGGCGGCGCGCCGATCAACGTGATCTCGTGCGACAACATGACCGGCAACGGCCGCGTGCTGGAGCGCGCCGTCCGGGAGTCCGTGACCGGGCCCGGCCGCGACGAAATGCTGGCCTGGCTGGCGGAATCGGTCGCGTTCCCGTCCACTGTGGTCGACCGGATCGTCCCGGCCACGACCCCGGAACACCGCGCGCAGGCCGCCGAGGCGCTCGGCCTCGACGACGCCGTGCCGGTGTTCGCCGAGCCGTACCGCCAGTGGGTCCTCGAAGACGCGTTCGCCGCCGAGGTCCCGCCGTGGGACGGCGCCCGGTTCGTGCCCGACGTGACCCCGTTCGAGCAGCAGAAACTGCGGCTGCTCAACGGAACGCATTCGGCGCTGGCCTACCTCGGGTCCGCGGCCGGGTACGAGACGATCGCCGACGTCCTCGCCTCCGACTGGGGCGAGAAGTTCGTCCGCGGCTTCGGCGCCGAAGCCGCGGCGGTGCTGCCCGGCGAGCACGGGCCGTACGTCGACCAGCTCGTCGAACGGTTCCGGAACCCGGCGATCCGGCACCGGCTGAGCCAGATCGGCTCGGACGGTTCGCTGAAACTGCCCGAACGCTGGTTCGGGACCCTCCGCGACACCGGCAGCCAACCCTTGCTGGAACTCGCGCTGGCCGCCTGGGCGCGGGCCACGGAACCCGGCGCGAGCACCGGCATGACCGACCCCCGGTCCGGCGAGCTGGCCGCCTGCTGGAGCGCCACCGACGACGTCGAGGCCGTCCGGCGGCTGCTGCGGCTGATCGACGCGCCCGACCTCGACTCCCTTCCGAAAGCCGTCGCCACGCACCTGCCCGCGCTGCGCGCCGGGCGCGTCGAACTCTGA
- a CDS encoding MFS transporter, translating to MTDTPPAVAVKQNRTTRDLVRAAVSGWLGTAMEFMDFQLYSLAAAIVFNKIFFPDVSPAIGLIAAMATYGVGYVARLAGAVYFGRMGDRLGRKKVLFITISLMGVSTTLIGALPTYQAVGILAPILLVALRLIQGFGAGAEIAGATVMLAEYAPVRRRGLIASLVSLGTNSGTLAASALWALLIGVLSDQQLLSWGWRLPFLLSFVLMVFAVWLRRNLKESPVFEERPDVVDGVALSRTELADQGVLEAGLRQRKGKAFFLALGLRFGQAGNSGVVQTFLVGFVATTLAVSKSVPTTAIVYGSLLGFLTVPLVGMLGDRFGRRPVYIALTLLTAVLAFPLMFLITSGTTLALEVGMIIALNVGVLGLFSLESVAMAELFGARTRFTQLALAKEIGGILATAIGPVVAATLTAATGHWWPVAAMLVVYSLITLVATLLSPEMRGRDLVRLEDAA from the coding sequence ATGACCGACACCCCACCGGCGGTGGCCGTGAAACAGAACCGCACCACCCGCGATCTCGTCCGGGCCGCGGTGTCCGGCTGGCTGGGCACGGCCATGGAGTTCATGGACTTCCAGCTCTACTCCCTCGCCGCGGCCATCGTCTTCAACAAGATCTTCTTCCCCGACGTCAGCCCCGCCATCGGGCTGATCGCCGCGATGGCCACCTACGGCGTCGGGTACGTGGCCCGCCTCGCCGGTGCTGTCTACTTCGGACGGATGGGCGATCGCCTTGGCCGCAAGAAGGTCCTCTTCATCACCATCTCGCTGATGGGCGTCTCGACGACGCTGATCGGCGCGCTGCCGACCTACCAGGCTGTCGGCATCCTGGCGCCGATCCTGCTCGTCGCGTTGCGCCTGATCCAGGGCTTCGGCGCGGGCGCGGAGATCGCGGGCGCCACCGTGATGCTCGCCGAGTACGCGCCGGTGCGCCGTCGCGGCCTGATCGCGTCGCTGGTTTCGCTGGGCACCAACTCCGGCACGCTCGCCGCGTCCGCGTTGTGGGCGTTGCTGATCGGCGTGCTGTCGGACCAGCAGCTCCTGTCGTGGGGCTGGCGGCTGCCGTTCCTGCTCAGCTTCGTGCTGATGGTCTTCGCGGTGTGGCTGCGCCGCAACCTCAAGGAGAGCCCGGTGTTCGAGGAACGCCCGGACGTCGTGGACGGCGTCGCGCTGTCCCGCACCGAGCTGGCGGACCAGGGCGTGCTGGAGGCGGGACTGCGCCAGCGCAAGGGCAAGGCGTTCTTCCTGGCGCTGGGGCTGCGGTTCGGGCAGGCGGGCAACTCCGGCGTCGTGCAGACGTTCCTCGTCGGCTTCGTCGCGACCACCCTCGCGGTCAGCAAGTCCGTGCCCACCACCGCGATCGTCTACGGCTCCCTGCTCGGGTTCCTGACCGTGCCGCTGGTCGGCATGCTCGGTGACCGCTTCGGGCGGCGTCCGGTCTACATCGCGCTGACGCTGCTGACCGCTGTGCTCGCGTTCCCGCTGATGTTCCTGATCACCAGCGGCACCACCCTCGCGCTCGAGGTCGGCATGATCATCGCGCTCAACGTCGGCGTGCTCGGCCTGTTCTCGCTGGAGAGCGTGGCCATGGCGGAACTGTTCGGCGCCCGCACGCGGTTCACGCAGCTCGCGCTGGCCAAGGAGATCGGCGGGATCCTCGCCACCGCGATCGGCCCGGTGGTCGCCGCGACGCTCACCGCGGCGACCGGGCACTGGTGGCCCGTCGCGGCGATGCTCGTCGTGTACTCGCTGATCACGCTCGTGGCGACGCTCCTGTCGCCGGAGATGCGCGGCCGCGACCTGGTCCGGCTGGAGGACGCGGCGTGA
- a CDS encoding L-idonate 5-dehydrogenase — translation MKAVVVHGAGDVRVDEVPAPVPGAGEVLLAVEWGGICGSDLAYWRHGASGTAVLRHPLVLGHEVAGHVDGRPVTVHPARVVGDDPLPERLAGRTNLHRQVRYFGSAAFDPHTDGGFCEYKVVPAAQIRPLPDGVGTREGALAEPLAVALHAVGRAGDVRGRDVLVNGAGPIGALVVAAAKHRGARTVVAADISAGALAIARAMGADDVRDLGGGDRLPEDVEIVFEASGAPAALGGVLRATARGGTLVQVGNLPGRPAPAELGDLVTREITWTGSYRFAGELDDALAALGDGLDVGPLITRTFAVDRAEEALEAAAGGVGKVLLRIGEP, via the coding sequence GTGAAGGCGGTGGTCGTGCACGGCGCCGGCGACGTCCGCGTCGACGAGGTCCCGGCGCCGGTGCCGGGTGCGGGGGAGGTCCTGCTCGCCGTCGAGTGGGGCGGGATCTGCGGCTCCGACCTGGCGTACTGGCGCCACGGCGCGTCCGGCACCGCGGTGCTCAGGCACCCGCTGGTGCTGGGGCACGAGGTGGCCGGGCACGTCGACGGCCGGCCGGTCACGGTCCACCCCGCCCGGGTCGTGGGGGACGACCCGCTGCCCGAGCGGCTCGCCGGGCGCACCAACCTGCACCGGCAGGTGCGCTACTTCGGCTCGGCGGCCTTCGACCCGCACACCGACGGCGGATTCTGCGAGTACAAGGTGGTTCCCGCGGCGCAGATCCGGCCGCTGCCGGACGGCGTCGGCACGCGGGAAGGCGCGCTGGCCGAGCCGCTCGCGGTCGCGCTGCACGCCGTCGGCCGTGCCGGGGACGTGCGCGGCCGGGACGTGCTGGTCAACGGCGCCGGCCCGATCGGTGCGCTGGTCGTCGCGGCCGCGAAGCACCGGGGCGCCCGCACGGTCGTCGCGGCGGACATCTCCGCCGGCGCGCTGGCCATCGCGCGGGCGATGGGCGCGGACGACGTGCGTGACCTCGGTGGCGGCGACCGGCTCCCGGAGGACGTCGAGATCGTCTTCGAGGCCTCCGGCGCCCCGGCCGCGCTCGGCGGCGTCCTGCGGGCGACCGCGCGGGGCGGCACGCTCGTCCAGGTCGGCAACCTGCCGGGGCGGCCCGCCCCGGCCGAACTGGGCGACCTGGTCACCCGCGAGATCACCTGGACCGGCTCCTACCGGTTCGCCGGCGAACTCGACGACGCCCTGGCCGCGCTGGGCGACGGCCTCGACGTCGGCCCCCTGATCACCCGCACCTTCGCCGTCGACCGCGCCGAGGAGGCCCTCGAAGCGGCCGCCGGGGGCGTCGGCAAGGTCCTGCTGCGGATCGGAGAACCATGA
- a CDS encoding sugar kinase — protein MTGSVVTLGETMALLTTPPAGRITGGTGLTVGIGGAESNVAIALARLDVPCTWISRVGDDALGALVVKEIRGEGVDVVVRRDDAAPTGMMLKELRGGRPWRVRYYRRDSAASRLSPDDVDEPLIASAAVLHLTGITPALGPGPLAAVERAIAVARAHGTLVSFDVNHRRSLWPDEVAAPVLARLAAAADLLFAGPAEATLVLDGRWPSSDEATVAEGAASAARLASLGPTTAVVKLGALGAVARDGGESIHVGARAVEVVDTVGAGDAFVGGYLAELAAGRSVRECLATATALGTAVCAVPGDWEGIPTRAELAASDLAVVR, from the coding sequence ATGACCGGCTCGGTCGTCACGCTCGGCGAAACCATGGCGCTGCTGACCACGCCCCCGGCCGGCCGGATCACCGGCGGCACGGGGCTCACCGTCGGCATCGGCGGCGCGGAGTCCAACGTCGCCATCGCGCTGGCCCGGCTCGACGTGCCCTGCACGTGGATCAGCCGCGTCGGCGACGACGCGCTCGGCGCCCTCGTGGTGAAGGAGATCCGCGGCGAAGGCGTCGACGTCGTCGTGCGGCGCGACGACGCCGCGCCGACCGGGATGATGCTCAAAGAGCTGCGTGGCGGCCGCCCGTGGCGGGTGCGCTACTACCGCCGTGACAGCGCGGCGTCGAGGCTCTCTCCGGACGACGTCGACGAGCCGCTGATCGCCTCGGCCGCGGTGCTGCACCTGACCGGCATCACGCCCGCTCTCGGCCCCGGGCCGCTGGCGGCGGTCGAGCGGGCGATCGCCGTGGCCCGCGCGCACGGCACGCTGGTGTCCTTCGACGTCAACCACCGGCGGTCGCTGTGGCCCGACGAGGTGGCGGCCCCGGTGCTCGCGCGGCTGGCGGCGGCGGCCGACCTCCTGTTCGCGGGACCCGCCGAAGCGACGCTGGTCCTCGACGGCCGCTGGCCGTCTTCCGACGAGGCGACGGTCGCCGAGGGGGCCGCCTCGGCCGCCCGGCTGGCTTCGCTCGGGCCCACCACCGCCGTCGTCAAGCTGGGTGCGCTCGGCGCGGTGGCACGGGACGGCGGCGAGTCGATCCACGTGGGCGCGCGAGCGGTCGAGGTCGTCGACACGGTCGGCGCGGGGGACGCCTTCGTCGGCGGCTACCTGGCCGAACTGGCCGCCGGCCGGTCCGTCCGCGAGTGCCTGGCCACGGCGACCGCCCTCGGGACGGCCGTGTGCGCGGTGCCGGGCGACTGGGAGGGCATCCCGACCCGGGCCGAGCTGGCCGCCTCGGACCTCGCCGTCGTGCGGTAG